In a genomic window of Gloeocapsopsis dulcis:
- a CDS encoding STAS domain-containing protein: protein MTITNENCQMLVLQPQGRLDCDSSKLLEAQFTRLMLQRGTLWVIDLAQVDFMDSSGLVALITGLKAARASNCRLVLCNLPEPVKLIVELTQLDSVFEIYESYDAVLTSTEPSVLAA, encoded by the coding sequence ATGACGATTACAAACGAAAATTGCCAAATGCTCGTACTTCAACCTCAAGGAAGATTAGATTGTGATAGTAGCAAGCTTTTAGAAGCTCAGTTTACCAGGTTAATGCTACAACGCGGTACTCTTTGGGTAATCGATCTTGCACAAGTTGATTTTATGGATAGCTCAGGTTTAGTAGCTTTAATTACAGGTTTAAAAGCTGCGCGAGCAAGTAATTGTCGCTTAGTGTTATGTAATTTACCTGAGCCTGTCAAGTTAATTGTAGAACTGACTCAACTTGATTCGGTCTTTGAGATCTATGAAAGTTATGATGCTGTTTTGACTTCAACTGAGCCTTCCGTCTTAGCAGCTTAG
- a CDS encoding RNA-guided endonuclease InsQ/TnpB family protein: MGCENINLKSRKIRIYPNPELNKVWRRWLAACRYCFNQAIDYQRKNGRIGKRKLRNVIMQSNLPQWVKDSPCHIRQNAIFDAHQAFSASRDAKFRSCRDRQQPIKFNDCNFSQGMWYPKLVKGLKFIASELIPTSCEYCTQLTFSKGQWFAIFPIHTETTKLDLDGVIALDPGVRTFLTGFDGHRFIEFGRGDIGRITRLCQHLDDLISRVRLALSRQRKRMRQAANRLRLKIRNLIDEAHWQIAHYLTHNYRIIFLPTFETSQMVSRARRKIRSKTVRAILGWAHYRFELFLDHQARTTGSTVIKGSEAYSSKTCTHCGHIHQSLGGSKIFKCKSCGNTLPRDFNGALGFMLRALRDSSFTVSDDGVAIAALSSDYPYCVA; encoded by the coding sequence ATGGGTTGCGAAAATATAAATCTCAAATCAAGGAAGATTCGGATTTACCCCAACCCGGAGCTAAATAAAGTCTGGCGCAGGTGGTTAGCCGCTTGTCGTTATTGTTTCAATCAAGCAATTGATTATCAGCGTAAGAATGGACGCATTGGTAAGCGCAAACTGCGTAACGTCATTATGCAATCTAACTTACCACAATGGGTCAAAGACTCCCCTTGTCACATTCGACAGAACGCGATTTTTGACGCACATCAAGCATTTTCCGCTAGTCGGGATGCCAAGTTTAGAAGCTGTCGAGATCGTCAACAGCCGATTAAGTTCAATGACTGTAATTTCAGCCAGGGAATGTGGTATCCGAAATTAGTTAAAGGTTTGAAATTTATTGCTTCAGAACTAATCCCCACCAGTTGCGAATATTGTACACAACTGACTTTCAGCAAGGGACAATGGTTTGCCATATTTCCTATTCATACTGAAACAACTAAACTCGATTTAGATGGCGTAATTGCCCTTGACCCAGGCGTACGAACGTTTCTAACTGGGTTTGACGGACATCGATTTATTGAGTTCGGGCGGGGTGACATTGGGCGGATTACTCGCTTGTGCCAACACCTAGACGACTTGATTAGTCGTGTTCGTCTTGCTCTATCCCGACAGCGCAAGCGGATGAGGCAAGCTGCCAATCGATTAAGACTGAAAATTAGAAACTTAATTGATGAAGCTCATTGGCAAATTGCCCACTACCTAACCCACAACTATCGAATTATTTTTCTGCCAACCTTTGAGACTAGCCAGATGGTAAGCCGAGCTAGGCGGAAGATTCGTTCAAAGACGGTGAGGGCAATATTAGGGTGGGCGCATTATCGATTCGAGTTATTTCTCGACCATCAAGCACGGACTACTGGTTCGACGGTGATTAAAGGTTCGGAAGCCTACAGTAGTAAGACCTGCACTCATTGCGGTCACATCCATCAATCCTTGGGCGGTTCCAAGATATTTAAGTGTAAATCCTGTGGCAACACGTTACCTAGAGATTTTAACGGTGCTTTGGGCTTCATGCTCAGGGCTTTGAGGGATTCCTCCTTCACTGTCAGTGATGATGGTGTTGCTATCGCTGCATTGTCCAGTGATTATCCGTATTGTGTCGCGTAA
- the rpsF gene encoding 30S ribosomal protein S6, whose protein sequence is MAHNYETMYILRPDLGEDQLAQVVTKYQNMLQEQGATQLEVQNRGKRRLAYEIARYREGIYVQMNYQAPGSVIAQLERAMRLSEEVIRYLTIKQEVMETVDAQQSLAEEAVVS, encoded by the coding sequence ATGGCTCACAATTACGAAACAATGTACATTTTGCGTCCTGATCTGGGAGAAGATCAGTTAGCACAAGTTGTGACAAAATACCAAAATATGCTTCAAGAACAAGGGGCAACACAGCTTGAAGTTCAAAATCGTGGTAAACGTCGTCTTGCTTATGAAATCGCCAGGTATCGTGAAGGTATTTACGTTCAAATGAACTACCAAGCTCCTGGAAGTGTCATTGCACAGCTAGAACGAGCAATGCGATTGAGTGAGGAGGTCATTCGCTATCTAACTATTAAGCAAGAAGTTATGGAAACTGTAGATGCACAGCAGTCTCTAGCGGAAGAAGCAGTTGTTAGTTAG
- a CDS encoding fumarylacetoacetate hydrolase family protein: protein MAQRYIRVQNQEGRIYYGLLKPSQSVQVLDAPPWLQGQPTELHLEPDSYQILAPCAPSKIVAVGKNYADHAVEMGTEVPQEPLLFLKPSTAIIPTSGEIIYPSQAQRVDYEGELALVIGDRTFGCTAAQAQNKIWGYTIANDVTARDLQQRDGQWTRAKGFDTFCPLGPWIVRELSPGARLQTFINEQAQPVQSASIDQMVFSPDVLVSYISQIMTLLPGDVVLTGTPVGVGSLQLGDLVVVEIEGIGRLENTVISREYTVVQTFGKS from the coding sequence ATGGCGCAGCGCTACATCCGAGTTCAAAATCAAGAGGGACGGATTTACTACGGGTTACTCAAACCTAGCCAAAGCGTTCAGGTGCTTGATGCTCCTCCGTGGTTGCAAGGTCAGCCGACAGAGTTGCATTTAGAACCAGATAGCTACCAAATTCTAGCTCCATGTGCTCCCTCTAAAATTGTTGCAGTGGGAAAAAATTATGCCGATCATGCTGTAGAAATGGGGACAGAAGTCCCCCAAGAGCCATTGTTATTCCTCAAACCATCAACAGCAATTATCCCAACTAGCGGTGAAATTATTTATCCATCCCAGGCGCAACGGGTAGACTACGAAGGAGAATTAGCATTAGTTATTGGCGATCGCACTTTCGGTTGTACAGCCGCGCAAGCGCAGAACAAAATTTGGGGCTATACCATTGCCAATGATGTTACTGCACGCGATTTACAGCAACGCGATGGTCAATGGACACGCGCCAAAGGATTTGATACGTTTTGCCCATTGGGACCTTGGATTGTCCGAGAACTCAGTCCTGGAGCGCGGTTACAAACGTTTATCAATGAACAAGCGCAGCCAGTACAATCTGCAAGTATTGACCAAATGGTATTTTCACCAGATGTTCTGGTGTCGTATATTAGTCAAATAATGACACTTCTTCCTGGTGATGTTGTGCTTACAGGAACACCTGTCGGTGTAGGATCGCTGCAATTAGGCGATCTTGTTGTCGTAGAAATTGAGGGAATTGGTCGATTGGAAAATACAGTGATTTCCAGAGAATACACTGTGGTGCAAACATTCGGGAAATCTTAG
- a CDS encoding Tic20 family protein yields MAWRGSTSVWDRIFASLAYLLPLVDVVGLLLRVGLQNTIFGEFPALRVVLVPLLPLVQIYFGIPFIGLIVFFVLFLLVVRNERVSHFIRFNTMQAILITIALFLCSILVQILAPVPGTTFAVATIANTIFLGVFIAAAYAVVQSLLGRYAEIPALSDAVYMQVR; encoded by the coding sequence ATGGCTTGGCGCGGGTCAACTAGTGTTTGGGATAGAATTTTTGCTAGCCTTGCTTATTTATTACCATTAGTCGATGTTGTTGGGCTTCTGCTGCGTGTAGGTCTACAAAATACTATTTTTGGAGAATTTCCTGCCCTAAGAGTTGTTTTAGTACCTTTGCTACCTTTGGTACAAATTTACTTTGGTATACCTTTTATAGGACTCATTGTCTTTTTTGTCTTATTCTTACTCGTTGTCAGAAATGAACGAGTCAGTCACTTTATCCGCTTTAACACAATGCAGGCAATATTAATCACAATCGCATTGTTTTTGTGCAGTATTTTAGTGCAAATATTAGCACCAGTACCTGGTACGACTTTTGCAGTGGCAACGATCGCCAACACTATCTTTTTGGGTGTATTTATAGCGGCTGCTTATGCGGTTGTGCAGTCTTTGCTTGGTCGTTACGCAGAAATTCCTGCTCTCTCTGATGCAGTTTATATGCAAGTCCGCTAA
- the glyA gene encoding serine hydroxymethyltransferase — protein MTRTNLDFLTQTDPAIADLISSELQRQRDHLELIASENFTSAAVLAAQGSVLTNKYAEGLPGKRYYGGCEYIDGIEQLAIERAKQLFGAAHANVQPHSGAQANFAVFLTLLEPGDTIMGMDLSHGGHLTHGSSVNVSGKWFKVCHYGVNKETEQLDYDQIRELARQHRPKLLICGYSAYPRIIDFEKFRSIADEIGAYLLADIAHIAGLVATGLHPSPIPYCDVVTTTTHKTLRGPRGGLILTHDAELGKKLDKAVFPGSQGGPLEHVIAGKAVAFGEALKPEFKAYSMQVIENASTLATQLQSRGFKIVSDGTDNHLMLVDLRSIGMTGKQADQLVSGVNITANKNTVPFDPESPFVTSGLRLGSPAMTTRGMGVAEFTEIGNVIADRLLHPEDDAVAQTCRQRVAQLCDHFPLYPHLNIPVAALA, from the coding sequence GTGACTCGCACTAACTTAGACTTTCTTACACAAACAGATCCCGCTATTGCAGATTTAATTAGCTCAGAACTCCAGCGCCAACGGGATCATTTAGAGTTAATTGCCAGCGAAAACTTTACTTCCGCAGCAGTTTTAGCCGCACAAGGCTCAGTATTGACCAACAAATACGCCGAAGGCTTACCAGGAAAGCGTTATTACGGCGGTTGTGAATACATCGATGGAATTGAGCAACTCGCAATAGAGCGCGCTAAGCAACTTTTTGGTGCGGCGCATGCCAACGTTCAACCGCATTCTGGAGCACAAGCTAATTTTGCTGTGTTTCTGACATTGCTGGAACCTGGAGACACCATTATGGGAATGGATTTATCCCACGGAGGACACTTGACGCATGGTTCCTCCGTTAATGTCTCTGGGAAGTGGTTTAAGGTTTGTCATTATGGTGTCAACAAAGAAACTGAGCAACTTGATTACGACCAAATTCGCGAACTAGCTCGACAACACCGTCCTAAGTTATTGATTTGTGGTTATTCGGCATATCCACGAATTATTGACTTTGAGAAATTTAGAAGTATTGCCGATGAAATTGGTGCTTACTTATTGGCTGATATCGCCCACATTGCCGGTTTAGTAGCGACTGGCTTGCATCCTAGCCCAATTCCTTATTGCGATGTTGTAACTACAACGACGCACAAGACGCTACGCGGTCCTCGCGGTGGATTGATTCTCACCCACGACGCAGAACTAGGAAAAAAGTTAGACAAAGCAGTGTTTCCTGGCAGTCAAGGAGGACCGTTAGAACACGTCATTGCAGGTAAGGCAGTTGCTTTCGGAGAAGCACTTAAGCCAGAATTTAAGGCTTATAGCATGCAAGTTATCGAAAACGCCAGCACTTTGGCAACGCAGCTACAATCTAGAGGCTTTAAGATTGTTTCTGATGGTACAGATAATCATTTGATGCTTGTTGATTTGCGCAGCATTGGCATGACAGGGAAGCAGGCAGATCAGTTAGTCAGCGGTGTGAACATCACTGCCAATAAAAATACAGTTCCCTTCGACCCAGAGTCACCGTTTGTGACGAGTGGCTTACGCCTTGGTTCGCCAGCTATGACGACACGGGGTATGGGAGTTGCTGAATTTACTGAAATTGGCAATGTTATTGCCGATCGCCTGCTGCATCCAGAAGATGACGCAGTCGCACAAACTTGTCGGCAACGAGTAGCGCAGTTGTGCGATCACTTTCCACTCTATCCACATCTTAATATTCCAGTAGCAGCACTAGCTTAA
- a CDS encoding glycosyltransferase family 4 protein codes for MPIQLYHLIAFLSSAVVVLWMTPVVKTFGIKSGQVDQPNERKVHQRPMVRLGGVAIFTGTILALLIVWALGGFGILPPTKEWEVWGVTLGGIAFFLIGLADDLFSLSPFLRLLMQVIVAGVVWQMGVHIDFLSIPFVGLIQLGWLSLPFTVIWLVGMVNAINWIDGLDGLAAGVSGIAATVMLFVTLFMEQPAAALIAAALAGGALGFLRYNFNPAQIFMGDGGAYFIGFTLAGVGVIGLAKTTAVTAVVLPYLILAVPIVDMSAVILARLRQGKSPFNADKLHLHHRLLRAGLSHRLAVLFIYSLTLWVGTLALAFAGIPSGIAYACAATSLLSYTSWQVWKHARQ; via the coding sequence ATGCCTATTCAGCTATACCATCTAATTGCCTTTCTCTCCTCTGCCGTAGTCGTCCTTTGGATGACTCCTGTTGTTAAGACTTTTGGAATCAAAAGTGGGCAAGTTGATCAACCCAACGAGCGTAAAGTGCATCAGCGTCCTATGGTACGCCTAGGAGGAGTTGCCATTTTTACGGGGACGATTTTGGCTTTATTAATTGTTTGGGCGCTTGGTGGCTTTGGAATCTTACCGCCAACAAAAGAGTGGGAAGTGTGGGGTGTCACCCTTGGCGGTATCGCATTCTTCTTGATTGGTTTAGCAGATGACTTGTTTAGCTTATCGCCTTTCTTACGCCTCCTGATGCAAGTCATTGTTGCGGGAGTTGTTTGGCAGATGGGCGTACACATCGATTTCTTAAGTATTCCTTTTGTTGGACTAATTCAACTTGGCTGGCTGAGTTTACCTTTTACGGTAATTTGGCTAGTTGGTATGGTAAATGCAATTAATTGGATTGATGGACTTGATGGCTTAGCTGCCGGAGTTTCAGGAATTGCTGCCACTGTCATGCTATTTGTAACGCTGTTTATGGAACAACCAGCAGCAGCTTTGATTGCAGCTGCTCTTGCCGGTGGTGCGTTAGGGTTTCTCCGCTATAACTTTAATCCAGCTCAAATCTTTATGGGAGATGGTGGAGCTTATTTTATAGGTTTTACGTTAGCTGGTGTGGGTGTGATTGGACTTGCCAAAACTACAGCCGTTACTGCTGTAGTACTACCTTACCTGATTTTGGCAGTACCAATTGTGGATATGTCTGCAGTCATTTTGGCACGCCTCCGGCAGGGGAAATCGCCTTTTAATGCAGACAAGCTTCACTTACATCACAGGTTATTGCGTGCTGGGCTGTCACACAGATTAGCAGTTTTGTTTATTTACTCATTAACTCTCTGGGTTGGAACTTTAGCTCTAGCTTTCGCAGGTATACCCAGTGGTATTGCTTACGCCTGTGCTGCCACCTCACTTTTGAGTTACACCAGCTGGCAAGTCTGGAAGCACGCTCGACAATAA
- a CDS encoding competence/damage-inducible protein A, whose protein sequence is MTAEIICVGTELLLGDILNKNAQYLAQQLASLGISHYYQTVVGDNIERLKQVIKIAIARSDILVFTGGLGPTPDDLTTETLADFFGVPLVENSEILEDIAQKYAVRGRVMTLSNRKQALIPQGAKVLPNSSGTAPGIIWSPISNLHIFTFPGVPSEMQRMWQETAVPYLKSLGFGKEIIYSRTLKFWGIAESALAEKVSAFLSLPNPTVAPYASRGEVKLRVSAKAGSQTDAEQLIAPIEQQLQAIAGLDYYGQDEDSLASVVGRLLQCENATLSVAESCTGGGLGQMMTDVPGSSRYFMGGIISYDNQVKVSLLGVNPQDLNQEGAVSRTVAAQMAKGVRSRLGTTWGLSITGIAGPDGGTLTKPVGLVYIGLVESNGEVQVFEHRYGQDRSRSLIRYLSACTALDLLRRKLLETR, encoded by the coding sequence ATGACTGCTGAAATTATTTGTGTTGGCACCGAGTTACTCTTAGGCGATATTTTGAACAAAAATGCCCAATACCTAGCACAGCAACTCGCGAGTCTAGGAATTTCTCATTACTATCAAACTGTTGTTGGAGATAACATAGAGCGCCTTAAGCAGGTGATTAAAATTGCGATCGCTCGCTCAGATATTCTCGTCTTCACTGGCGGTCTTGGTCCAACTCCTGATGATTTAACAACTGAAACACTCGCAGATTTTTTTGGTGTTCCTCTTGTCGAAAACTCAGAGATTTTAGAAGATATTGCTCAAAAATACGCTGTTCGCGGTCGTGTCATGACACTGAGTAACCGCAAGCAAGCATTAATTCCTCAAGGAGCTAAAGTTTTACCTAATTCTTCGGGAACCGCACCTGGTATCATCTGGTCACCAATTTCTAATTTGCATATCTTTACTTTCCCTGGCGTACCCTCAGAAATGCAACGAATGTGGCAAGAAACTGCCGTACCCTACCTCAAAAGCTTAGGATTTGGTAAAGAAATTATCTACAGTCGAACGCTCAAGTTTTGGGGAATTGCTGAGTCTGCCTTGGCAGAAAAAGTGTCTGCGTTTCTTAGCCTACCAAATCCTACAGTTGCTCCCTATGCTAGCCGTGGAGAAGTCAAGTTGCGTGTCTCAGCTAAAGCTGGTTCGCAAACCGATGCAGAACAACTCATAGCTCCAATCGAACAACAACTCCAAGCAATTGCAGGACTAGATTATTACGGTCAAGATGAAGATTCGTTAGCTTCTGTAGTAGGTCGATTGTTGCAATGTGAAAATGCTACGTTGAGCGTTGCTGAATCTTGTACTGGTGGGGGACTAGGACAAATGATGACTGATGTTCCTGGCAGTTCGCGCTACTTTATGGGCGGAATTATCTCCTACGATAACCAAGTCAAAGTGTCTTTGTTAGGCGTCAATCCTCAAGATCTCAACCAAGAAGGAGCCGTCAGTAGAACAGTCGCAGCTCAAATGGCAAAAGGCGTGCGATCGCGTCTAGGAACAACTTGGGGATTAAGTATCACTGGTATCGCTGGACCTGACGGCGGTACTCTTACTAAACCAGTTGGTCTTGTCTACATTGGGTTGGTTGAATCAAATGGAGAAGTGCAAGTGTTTGAACATCGCTATGGTCAAGATCGTTCTCGATCTCTTATTCGTTACTTAAGTGCTTGCACAGCTCTCGACTTACTACGGCGAAAGCTCCTTGAAACAAGATGA
- the aroQ gene encoding type II 3-dehydroquinate dehydratase yields MSSILVLHGPNLNLLGQREPEVYGYTNLEDINSLLKEEAQKLGVVIAALQSNHEGVLVDAIHTAKSEHQGILINAGAYTHTSVALRDALAAVMIPAVEVHISNIYQREAFRHHSYIAPVVLGQISGFGANSYRLGLQALVNYLKK; encoded by the coding sequence TTGAGCAGTATTCTTGTACTACACGGACCCAATTTAAATCTCTTGGGACAACGCGAACCAGAGGTTTATGGCTATACTAACCTAGAAGATATTAATAGCCTCTTGAAAGAAGAAGCACAGAAGTTAGGTGTAGTGATTGCAGCCCTTCAGTCAAATCACGAAGGTGTTTTAGTAGATGCCATCCATACAGCTAAAAGTGAGCATCAAGGAATATTAATTAATGCAGGCGCATATACGCATACGAGTGTTGCTTTGCGCGATGCACTTGCCGCAGTTATGATACCAGCAGTAGAAGTTCATATCAGTAACATCTACCAAAGAGAAGCTTTCCGTCATCATTCTTATATAGCACCAGTAGTATTAGGGCAGATTAGTGGTTTTGGAGCAAATAGCTATCGCTTGGGGCTACAGGCGTTAGTTAATTATCTGAAGAAATAA
- a CDS encoding ADP-ribosylglycohydrolase family protein: MRYSLCSRFRGTLLGAAVGGMLTHTSRDFFTVNTEIDANISSSTTVDIPWERLGTAVAQSLIQKEIVDVGPGYPYFSNTSRTINPIKVILASLPIALFYHDNETQLQSNLRQFVAWQHDPEIVAGILAVGYAIALSLQEKLQTASLIPLVVRFIEAPQLLLTQQLIQVKSLLEHQASLAKAVAVLGEQPSSAIALAFYCFLSSREDFQLSVKRAAIWKPHISSITGALSGAYNATYSIPVNWRLALSCSPHKPLAVWGMHSEAEMLRLCDSLVAVWSGAYNHTGTIDEPMAIAAPHVIRPR, translated from the coding sequence ATGCGTTACTCACTCTGTAGTCGATTTCGTGGTACTCTCTTAGGCGCGGCGGTTGGAGGTATGTTAACACATACAAGTCGAGATTTTTTCACCGTCAACACCGAAATAGATGCAAATATCTCAAGCTCTACGACAGTGGATATTCCCTGGGAACGCCTGGGAACCGCAGTAGCACAAAGCTTGATTCAGAAAGAGATAGTTGATGTGGGTCCAGGTTATCCCTACTTCTCAAACACAAGTAGAACAATTAATCCAATTAAAGTTATTCTTGCGTCATTGCCAATCGCACTTTTCTATCACGATAACGAAACTCAGTTGCAATCCAATTTGCGGCAGTTTGTAGCATGGCAGCACGATCCGGAAATAGTTGCTGGAATTTTAGCTGTGGGATATGCGATCGCATTGTCTTTGCAAGAAAAACTCCAGACAGCCAGCTTAATTCCGCTAGTCGTTCGTTTTATAGAAGCACCTCAATTACTACTGACTCAACAGCTTATACAGGTAAAAAGTTTATTAGAACATCAAGCTAGCCTAGCAAAAGCTGTCGCCGTTTTAGGAGAACAACCCAGTAGTGCGATCGCTTTAGCGTTTTACTGTTTCTTAAGTAGCCGAGAAGACTTTCAGCTTTCCGTAAAACGTGCAGCAATTTGGAAACCGCACATCAGTTCAATTACTGGCGCTTTATCAGGTGCCTACAACGCTACTTATAGTATTCCTGTCAACTGGCGGCTAGCGTTGTCTTGTTCTCCTCATAAACCACTTGCTGTATGGGGTATGCACAGTGAAGCTGAAATGCTACGGTTATGTGATTCGTTGGTTGCAGTATGGTCAGGAGCTTATAACCATACTGGCACTATTGATGAGCCAATGGCGATCGCAGCTCCTCACGTTATTCGTCCGCGCTAA
- a CDS encoding carbohydrate ABC transporter permease, protein MYGLLGAIAIIMLFPLLWLISTAFKSSSENIFQFPPQLLPSQPTVENFVQVWQTNPFGQYLFNSTLVAILTVTLNLLFCALAAYPLARLDFRGRDSIFTAIVATIMIPFQIVMIPLYILTVQLGITNSYLGIIFPALASAFGIFLLRQAFQGVPKEMEEAARIDGCSELGLWWFVMLPAIRPALVTLAIFVFIGSWSDFLWPLIVVSRPELYTLPLGVATLAGTFSLDWRLIAAGSAISIAPVLLVFLLLQRYIVPTETGSGVKG, encoded by the coding sequence ATGTATGGGTTATTAGGGGCGATCGCAATTATTATGCTATTTCCCTTACTCTGGCTAATTAGCACTGCCTTCAAGTCATCAAGCGAAAACATATTTCAATTTCCGCCACAGCTATTACCCAGTCAGCCTACAGTAGAGAATTTTGTACAGGTTTGGCAGACGAATCCTTTTGGACAATATTTATTTAACAGTACCTTAGTTGCTATCTTGACAGTCACGCTTAACTTACTGTTCTGTGCACTAGCAGCATATCCGTTGGCAAGACTAGACTTTCGAGGCAGAGACTCAATTTTTACTGCGATTGTCGCGACGATTATGATTCCTTTTCAAATTGTGATGATTCCCTTATATATTCTCACTGTCCAATTAGGCATAACAAACAGCTATCTAGGAATCATTTTTCCAGCACTTGCCTCAGCATTTGGCATCTTTTTACTGCGACAAGCTTTTCAGGGCGTTCCCAAAGAAATGGAAGAGGCAGCGAGAATTGACGGCTGTTCGGAATTAGGATTATGGTGGTTTGTGATGCTTCCCGCGATTCGTCCAGCACTGGTGACTTTAGCAATTTTTGTTTTTATCGGCTCTTGGAGTGATTTTTTGTGGCCTTTAATTGTTGTTAGTCGGCCAGAACTGTATACTTTACCCTTGGGAGTCGCAACGTTAGCAGGAACTTTTTCTCTCGATTGGCGACTAATTGCTGCGGGTTCTGCGATTTCTATTGCTCCTGTGTTATTAGTCTTTTTACTTCTGCAGCGCTACATTGTGCCAACAGAAACCGGCAGTGGAGTTAAAGGTTAG
- a CDS encoding 5-formyltetrahydrofolate cyclo-ligase, which translates to MSQPTNKIELRRLLLHKRQSMSLKEWQEKSYLISFHLQASLLFTQAKTILTYFSFRQEPELSALFTAKKSWGFPRCIDQSLNWHLWQPGNDTQLGSYGILEPHPCAPLIKANEVDLILVPTVACDVRGYRLGYGGGFYDRLLSSVEWNSKPTIGIVFDFAYLPQLPIENWDIPLNGVCTETGLKTTH; encoded by the coding sequence ATTAGTCAACCAACAAATAAAATAGAATTACGCCGTTTGCTGCTTCACAAGCGACAATCTATGAGCTTGAAAGAGTGGCAGGAAAAAAGTTATCTTATCTCCTTCCACTTGCAAGCCTCATTACTGTTTACTCAAGCAAAGACTATTCTGACCTATTTTAGTTTTCGTCAGGAACCAGAGTTGAGCGCGTTATTCACAGCTAAAAAATCTTGGGGCTTCCCACGTTGTATCGATCAATCGTTGAATTGGCATCTGTGGCAACCGGGAAACGATACCCAACTTGGATCGTATGGCATTCTAGAACCTCACCCTTGTGCGCCACTAATCAAAGCTAACGAAGTGGATTTAATTTTAGTTCCTACAGTTGCTTGTGATGTTCGAGGATATCGTTTAGGTTACGGAGGTGGGTTTTACGATCGCTTGCTAAGTTCTGTTGAATGGAACTCAAAGCCTACAATTGGAATTGTTTTTGACTTTGCTTACTTACCTCAATTACCTATTGAGAATTGGGATATACCTTTAAATGGGGTTTGTACAGAAACTGGCTTAAAAACAACGCATTAA
- a CDS encoding GDP-L-fucose synthase family protein → MAALDLNDKRILVTGGAGFLGRQVIEQLCLAGAEQQKITVPRSHECDLRSLDNCQRAVDQQDIVIHLAAHVGGIGLNQVKPAELFYDNLMMGAQLIHAAYQAGVEKFVCVGTICAYPKFTPVPFKEDDLWNGYPEETNAPYGVAKKALLVQLQAYRQQYDFNGIYLLPVNLYGPEDNFNPQSSHVIPALIRKVYEAQQKGDKEIRVWGDGSPTREFLYSEDAARGIVMGTLSYNDPEPVNLGTGFEISIRNLISLICELMEFDGEIVYETDKPNGQPRRCLDTERAKKFGFTAQIDFRQGLKNTIDWYRQHAN, encoded by the coding sequence ATGGCAGCCTTAGATTTAAACGACAAACGTATTCTTGTCACTGGTGGGGCTGGGTTCTTGGGTCGTCAAGTGATCGAACAGTTGTGTTTAGCAGGAGCCGAACAGCAAAAAATTACTGTGCCGCGATCGCATGAGTGTGACTTACGTAGTTTAGATAATTGTCAACGCGCGGTTGATCAGCAAGATATTGTCATCCACCTGGCGGCTCATGTTGGTGGTATTGGTTTGAATCAAGTGAAACCCGCTGAGCTTTTCTATGACAATCTGATGATGGGTGCACAGTTAATTCATGCAGCCTATCAAGCTGGAGTCGAAAAATTTGTCTGTGTTGGCACAATTTGTGCTTATCCTAAATTCACACCAGTACCCTTTAAAGAGGATGACCTCTGGAATGGATATCCAGAAGAAACAAATGCCCCCTATGGCGTAGCCAAAAAAGCCCTCTTAGTACAACTGCAAGCCTACAGGCAACAATATGATTTCAATGGTATTTATTTGCTACCAGTAAACTTATACGGTCCAGAAGACAACTTTAATCCTCAAAGTTCTCACGTGATTCCTGCCCTTATTCGTAAAGTCTACGAAGCCCAGCAAAAAGGTGATAAGGAAATTCGAGTCTGGGGTGATGGCAGTCCTACTCGTGAGTTTCTCTATTCAGAAGATGCAGCACGGGGCATAGTTATGGGAACTTTATCTTATAACGATCCTGAGCCTGTTAACTTAGGTACGGGCTTTGAGATCTCCATCCGTAACTTGATTTCTTTAATTTGTGAACTGATGGAGTTTGATGGCGAAATTGTCTATGAAACTGATAAACCGAATGGTCAACCACGTCGTTGTTTAGATACAGAACGAGCAAAAAAATTTGGCTTTACTGCTCAAATTGATTTTAGACAAGGACTAAAAAATACAATTGATTGGTATAGGCAACACGCGAACTAA